From one Thalassobaculum sp. OXR-137 genomic stretch:
- a CDS encoding phage major capsid protein, producing MADFTAQEVANIFNAHLDEYMKGDATPQNLQDRPTMGEFRKNQDTFSGGRGSIRGNVVGDYTTTFMGYVGSDTVTYANPANLKQFSWEWFELHAGISLTHSELKRDGISVTDSTTGESTSEHSNRALHTITGLMKNKVSDMKEGSERSFNEIMWLDGTQSAKVFPGIQAIVRDDPTTGIVGGIDASTNPWWRNRSLVGSSKIVSSTSSQTLTKKLRSEYRQLRRYGGRPTIWRAGSTAIEKMEAEIHEKGTYTDSGFMKSGATELGMPSVTMKGVGQCVYDPTLDDLGRADFMYFMDPRHIKLCTMEGEDWKSHAPARPADKYTLYRAVTYTGCMKADKLNCHAVYQVS from the coding sequence ATGGCCGATTTTACCGCGCAGGAAGTGGCGAACATCTTCAACGCGCATCTCGACGAGTACATGAAGGGGGACGCCACCCCTCAGAACCTCCAGGACCGCCCGACCATGGGCGAGTTCCGCAAGAACCAGGACACCTTCTCCGGTGGCCGGGGCTCGATCCGCGGCAACGTCGTGGGCGACTACACCACCACGTTCATGGGCTATGTCGGCTCGGACACGGTGACCTACGCCAACCCGGCGAACCTCAAGCAGTTCTCCTGGGAATGGTTCGAGCTGCATGCCGGTATCAGCCTGACGCACTCCGAGCTGAAGCGCGACGGCATCTCCGTCACCGACAGCACGACCGGCGAGAGCACGTCCGAACACAGCAACCGGGCGCTGCACACGATCACCGGGCTGATGAAGAACAAGGTCAGCGACATGAAGGAGGGCTCCGAGCGCTCTTTCAACGAGATCATGTGGCTTGACGGGACGCAGTCCGCGAAGGTGTTCCCCGGCATCCAGGCGATCGTCCGCGATGACCCGACCACCGGCATCGTCGGCGGCATCGACGCCTCCACCAACCCGTGGTGGCGCAACCGCTCTCTGGTGGGGTCGAGCAAGATCGTCTCGTCCACCTCCAGCCAGACGCTGACCAAGAAGCTGCGGAGCGAGTATCGCCAGCTTCGCCGCTACGGCGGCCGTCCGACCATCTGGCGTGCAGGATCGACCGCCATCGAGAAGATGGAGGCCGAGATCCACGAGAAGGGCACGTATACCGACTCCGGCTTCATGAAGTCGGGGGCGACCGAGCTTGGCATGCCGTCGGTGACGATGAAGGGCGTCGGCCAGTGCGTCTACGACCCGACGCTCGACGACCTGGGCCGCGCGGACTTCATGTACTTCATGGACCCGCGGCACATCAAGCTCTGCACCATGGAAGGGGAGGATTGGAAGTCCCACGCCCCTGCCCGCCCGGCCGACAAGTACACCCTCTATCGGGCGGTGACCTACACCGGCTGCATGAAGGCCGACAAGCTCAACTGCCACGCCGTCTATCAGGTCTCCTGA
- the terL gene encoding phage terminase large subunit, translating to MADATIDFSREAELAALRSEELAAVRLLKIRAARENLLDFIELMMPDPEFSEDASKTSYTAKPHHKLMIGAVEQVEQRKMMRSAYSLPPQHGKTTILSLMGMAWIIGRRPRWDIIVGTYSEDRAQKVGSELRDILQSAAFRQVFPKCVMKKGSKAKDDMEFVLGGSITLRGRGNGTTGYSCDLFVIDDPIKDHVEAASAAVLQQCKDWYSSVAFSRVRATTPIMIVHTRWNEDDLIGWLCDPEHPENIAKPDRCAKWKYLNIPAIVDDPELAELLGIEPGGALWPEEFPLELLDEANDNDPRIFSALYLGRPSPADGDFFKATHIVPYQAHNRPPVGRMRIYASSDHAVGLKQRNDRTCLLIVGVDQDNAIWLLDSVWGRIDSAKTVEEMLRLMKEWRPLVWWAESGHISKSIGPFLRKRMQEERVYINIVEQVPSADKVTRAQAIQARGSMGMVRWPVAAPWYERARAETLKFPNGKHDDFVDALAHIGLGLNLQSKPKRDGVATTDSGYAPVGSLNWIKQAANDERRERARTLAMGDR from the coding sequence ATGGCTGACGCCACCATCGACTTCTCCCGCGAGGCGGAGCTTGCGGCGCTGCGCAGCGAGGAGCTGGCGGCTGTCCGGCTGCTGAAGATCCGCGCCGCGCGAGAGAACCTGCTGGACTTCATCGAGCTGATGATGCCGGACCCGGAGTTCTCCGAGGACGCCTCCAAGACATCGTATACCGCGAAGCCTCACCACAAGCTGATGATCGGCGCGGTCGAGCAGGTCGAGCAGCGCAAGATGATGCGCTCCGCCTACAGCCTGCCGCCGCAGCACGGTAAGACCACGATCCTGTCGCTCATGGGCATGGCCTGGATCATCGGTCGCCGGCCTCGCTGGGACATCATCGTCGGCACCTACTCCGAGGACCGCGCACAGAAGGTGGGCTCCGAGCTGCGCGACATTCTCCAGTCTGCCGCCTTCCGCCAGGTGTTTCCGAAGTGCGTCATGAAGAAGGGCTCCAAGGCGAAGGACGACATGGAGTTTGTGCTGGGCGGCTCGATCACTCTACGTGGGCGCGGCAACGGCACCACCGGCTATTCCTGCGACCTGTTCGTCATCGACGACCCGATCAAGGACCACGTCGAGGCGGCGTCGGCCGCCGTGCTCCAGCAGTGCAAGGACTGGTATTCGTCAGTCGCCTTCTCCCGCGTGCGCGCTACCACGCCGATCATGATCGTGCACACGCGCTGGAATGAAGACGACCTGATCGGGTGGCTGTGCGACCCGGAGCACCCGGAGAACATCGCCAAGCCCGACCGCTGCGCCAAGTGGAAGTACCTCAACATCCCGGCCATCGTGGACGACCCCGAGCTTGCCGAGCTGCTGGGCATTGAGCCGGGGGGCGCGCTGTGGCCCGAGGAGTTCCCGCTGGAGCTTCTGGACGAGGCCAACGACAACGACCCCAGGATCTTCTCCGCCCTGTACCTGGGGCGGCCGAGCCCGGCCGATGGCGACTTCTTCAAGGCCACGCATATCGTCCCCTATCAGGCCCACAACCGGCCGCCTGTCGGGCGCATGCGGATCTACGCCTCCAGCGACCACGCGGTGGGTCTGAAGCAGCGCAACGACCGGACGTGCCTGCTGATCGTCGGCGTCGACCAGGACAACGCGATCTGGCTGCTGGACTCGGTGTGGGGGCGGATCGACAGCGCCAAGACCGTCGAGGAGATGCTGCGGCTCATGAAGGAGTGGCGGCCCCTCGTCTGGTGGGCGGAGAGCGGTCATATCTCCAAGTCGATCGGGCCGTTCCTGCGCAAGCGCATGCAGGAGGAGCGGGTCTACATCAACATCGTCGAGCAGGTGCCGTCGGCCGACAAGGTGACGCGCGCCCAGGCCATCCAGGCCCGCGGCTCCATGGGTATGGTGCGGTGGCCGGTGGCAGCGCCCTGGTACGAGCGAGCCCGCGCCGAGACCCTGAAGTTCCCGAACGGCAAGCATGACGATTTCGTGGATGCCCTGGCCCACATCGGCCTCGGGCTGAACCTTCAGTCGAAGCCCAAGCGGGACGGAGTGGCGACCACGGACAGCGGATACGCGCCTGTCGGGTCGCTGAACTGGATCAAGCAGGCCGCCAATGATGAACGCCGGGAGCGCGCGCGCACTCTGGCCATGGGAGACAGGTAA
- a CDS encoding DUF4376 domain-containing protein: MPTYDPATEWPANWNGTAWIVSDMPVAARKGRMKAAATQHRWEVETGGITVSGVPVATDALTQAKLSGARQLAQDDDQITIKWKSADGTWVTLDATAVTAIARAVGLHVQACFAQEEALHAAIDDAADHDDLDLINTTTGTITTIVEGEPVESDGWPS; the protein is encoded by the coding sequence GTGCCGACGTACGACCCCGCGACCGAGTGGCCGGCCAACTGGAATGGCACCGCCTGGATCGTGTCGGACATGCCGGTCGCCGCCCGCAAGGGGCGCATGAAGGCCGCCGCGACGCAGCACAGGTGGGAGGTGGAGACCGGCGGCATCACGGTGTCGGGCGTCCCGGTGGCAACCGACGCCCTGACGCAAGCCAAGCTCAGCGGAGCGCGCCAGCTCGCCCAGGACGACGACCAGATCACGATCAAATGGAAGAGTGCGGACGGAACGTGGGTGACGTTAGACGCCACGGCCGTAACCGCCATCGCCCGCGCGGTGGGGCTCCACGTCCAGGCGTGCTTCGCCCAGGAAGAAGCCCTCCACGCGGCGATCGATGATGCCGCTGACCACGACGACCTGGATCTGATCAACACCACCACCGGCACGATTACCACGATCGTCGAGGGCGAGCCGGTCGAGAGCGACGGGTGGCCTTCCTGA